In Odontesthes bonariensis isolate fOdoBon6 chromosome 20, fOdoBon6.hap1, whole genome shotgun sequence, a genomic segment contains:
- the plod2 gene encoding procollagen-lysine,2-oxoglutarate 5-dioxygenase 2 isoform X2, translated as MECLKFCLVLSCWIKFANSVFSSDANQAPASIPIGKLLVLTVATEETDGFRRFMQSANHFNYTVKVLGMGEAWKGGDVGHSIGGGQKVRLLKEAMEALADQEDLVVLSVDSYDLIFAGAPEEILRKFQQSNHKVLFAAEGLIWPDKRLAEKYPSVRSGKRYLNSGGIIGYAPYINRIVSQWNLHDNDDDQLFYTKIYLDPLKRETLNMSLDHKCNIFQNLNGAVDEVLLKFGTDRVRVRNIVYDSLPVVVHGNGNTKMYLNYLGNYVPNAWNYEHGCSHCEDDILDLSQLKEYPNVLVGVFIEQPTPFLPEFFQRLLTLDYPKDKLKIFVHNNEVHHEKHIEKFWEENRNAFDSFKVVGPEENLSQGDARNMGMDLCRKDAACDYYFSIDSDVMLTNRQTLKLLIEQNRKIIGPLVTRHSKLWSNFWGALSLDGYYARSEDYVDIVQRKRVGVWNIPYMAHVYLVKGSVLRNELKERNYFVLEKLDPDMALCRNAREMGVFMYLTNRHDFGRLISTANYNISHYNNDLWQMFENPVDWKEKYIHENYTRIFTENYLEEPCPDVYWFPVLSEKFCDDLVDEMEHHGSWSGGKHEDKRISGGYETVPTDDIHMKQIGFDKEWLHFIREFISPVTLKVFSGYYTKGYAIMNFVVKYTPERQAYLRPHHDSSTFTINIALNNKGTDFQGGGCRFHRYNCSIDSPRKGWSFMHPGRLTHLHEGLPTTNGTRYIAVSFIDP; from the exons ATGGAGTGCCTCAAGTTTTGTTTGGTGCTTTCATGCTGGATCAAGTTTGCAAACTCTGTCTTCTCTAGTGATGCCAATCAGGCTCCTGCGAGCATTCCCATAG GAAAACTCCTCGTCTTAACTGTGGCAACCGAGGAAACAGATGGCTTCCGCCGCTTCATGCAGTCTGCTAACCATTTCAATTACACTGTGAAG GTGTTGGGGATGGGAGAAGCATGGAAGGGAGGTGATGTGGGTCATTCCATTGGTGGAGGCCAAAAAGTCAGACTACTGAAGGAGGCTATGGAGGCTCTGGCTGACCAGGAGGATCTTGTTGTCCTCTCCGTGGACAG CTATGATCTTATCTTTGCCGGGGCACCAGAGGAGATTCTCAGGAAGTTCCAGCAATCCAATCACAAAGTGCTCTTTGCCGCAGAGGGGCTGATATGGCCGGATAAACGACTAGCTGAGAAGTACCCCTCAGTGCGCAGTGGCAAGCGCTACCTCAACTCTGGAG GTATAATTGGCTACGCCCCGTACATAAACCGAATCGTTTCACAGTGGAACCTCCACGATAATGACGACGACCAGCTCTTCTACACTAAGATATATCTGGATCCTTTAAAGCGA GAAACTCTCAATATGAGTCTGGACCACAAGTGCAATATTTTCCAGAACCTGAATGGGGCTGTTG ATGAAGTGCTCCTCAAGTTTGGAACAGACAGAGTCAGAGTTAGGAACATAGTGTACGACTCTCTGCCAGTTGTCGTCCATGGCAACGGAAACACCAAA ATGTACTTGAACTACTTGGGTAACTATGTTCCCAATGCATGGAATTACGAACATGGCTGCAGCCACTGTGAGGACGACATCCTGGATTTGTCTCAGTTAAAA GAGTATCCGAATGTGTTGGTTGGAGTGTTCATTGAGCAGCCAACTCCATTTCTGCCGGAATTCTTCCAGCGTCTGCTGACTCTGGATTATCCAAAAGATAAACTTAAGATTTTTGTTCACAACAAC GAGGTTCACCACGAAAAACACATCGAAAAGTTCTGGGAGGAGAACAGGAATGCGTTCGACAGTTTCAAGGTTGTGGGACCAGAAGAGAATTTGAGCCAAGGAGACGCCAGGAACATGGGAAT GGATCTTTGTCGCAAGGATGCCGCATGCGACTACTACTTCAGCATAGATTCAGATGTCATGCTCACCAACAGACAGACACTGAAGCTCCTCATCGAGCAAAACAG GAAAATAATTGGTCCCCTTGTCACCCGTCACAGCAAGCTGTGGTCCAACTTCTGGGGAGCCTTGAGTCTGGACGGTTATTATGCACGCTCGGAGGATTATGTTGACATTGTGCAAAGGAAACGTGT GGGTGTGTGGAACATTCCTTACATGGCACATGTATACCTCGTCAAGGGCAGTGTTTTAAGGAATGAACTTAAAGAAAGGAACTACTTTGTTCTGGAGAAACTGGACCCAGATATGGCTTTGTGTAGAAATGCCAGAGAAATG GGAGTCTTCATGTACCTAACTAACCGTCACGACTTTGGGAGGCTCATTTCCACAGCCAATTATAACATTTCTCATTACAACAATGACTTGTGGCAGATGTTTGAAAACCCTGTG GACTGGAAGGAGAAGTACATCCATGAAAACTACACTCGAATTTTTACTGAGAACTACTTGGaggag CCTTGTCCAGATGTGTACTGGTTCCCTGTCCTCTCAGAGAAGTTCTGTGATGACCTGGTGGATGAGATGGAGCACCACGGTTCGTGGTCTGGGGGCAAACACGAG GACAAGAGGATATCTGGAGGCTACGAGACGGTGCCGACAGACGACATTCACATGAAGCAGATTGGGTTTGATAAAGAGTGGTTACACTTCATCCGAGAGTTCATATCACCGGTCACTTTAAAGGTTTTCTCTGGATATTACACAAAG GGCTACGCAATAATGAACTTTGTTGTAAAATATACACCAGAAAGGCAAGCATACTTGAGGCCCCATCATGACTCTTCCACCTTCACCATCAACATCGCTCTCAATAACAAAGGCACTGATTTTCAG GGTGGAGGGTGCCGTTTCCACAGGTATAACTGCTCCATAGATTCACCAAGAAAAGGCTGGAGCTTCATGCACCCAGGACGACTGACTCATCTCCACGAAGGCCTACCCACCACTAACGGCACCCGCTACATCGCGGTGTCCTTCATTGATCCTTGA
- the plod2 gene encoding procollagen-lysine,2-oxoglutarate 5-dioxygenase 2 isoform X1 produces the protein MECLKFCLVLSCWIKFANSVFSSDANQAPASIPIGKLLVLTVATEETDGFRRFMQSANHFNYTVKVLGMGEAWKGGDVGHSIGGGQKVRLLKEAMEALADQEDLVVLSVDSYDLIFAGAPEEILRKFQQSNHKVLFAAEGLIWPDKRLAEKYPSVRSGKRYLNSGGIIGYAPYINRIVSQWNLHDNDDDQLFYTKIYLDPLKRETLNMSLDHKCNIFQNLNGAVDEVLLKFGTDRVRVRNIVYDSLPVVVHGNGNTKMYLNYLGNYVPNAWNYEHGCSHCEDDILDLSQLKEYPNVLVGVFIEQPTPFLPEFFQRLLTLDYPKDKLKIFVHNNEVHHEKHIEKFWEENRNAFDSFKVVGPEENLSQGDARNMGMDLCRKDAACDYYFSIDSDVMLTNRQTLKLLIEQNRKIIGPLVTRHSKLWSNFWGALSLDGYYARSEDYVDIVQRKRVGVWNIPYMAHVYLVKGSVLRNELKERNYFVLEKLDPDMALCRNAREMTSHREKDSPSPESFHMLRPPKGVFMYLTNRHDFGRLISTANYNISHYNNDLWQMFENPVDWKEKYIHENYTRIFTENYLEEPCPDVYWFPVLSEKFCDDLVDEMEHHGSWSGGKHEDKRISGGYETVPTDDIHMKQIGFDKEWLHFIREFISPVTLKVFSGYYTKGYAIMNFVVKYTPERQAYLRPHHDSSTFTINIALNNKGTDFQGGGCRFHRYNCSIDSPRKGWSFMHPGRLTHLHEGLPTTNGTRYIAVSFIDP, from the exons ATGGAGTGCCTCAAGTTTTGTTTGGTGCTTTCATGCTGGATCAAGTTTGCAAACTCTGTCTTCTCTAGTGATGCCAATCAGGCTCCTGCGAGCATTCCCATAG GAAAACTCCTCGTCTTAACTGTGGCAACCGAGGAAACAGATGGCTTCCGCCGCTTCATGCAGTCTGCTAACCATTTCAATTACACTGTGAAG GTGTTGGGGATGGGAGAAGCATGGAAGGGAGGTGATGTGGGTCATTCCATTGGTGGAGGCCAAAAAGTCAGACTACTGAAGGAGGCTATGGAGGCTCTGGCTGACCAGGAGGATCTTGTTGTCCTCTCCGTGGACAG CTATGATCTTATCTTTGCCGGGGCACCAGAGGAGATTCTCAGGAAGTTCCAGCAATCCAATCACAAAGTGCTCTTTGCCGCAGAGGGGCTGATATGGCCGGATAAACGACTAGCTGAGAAGTACCCCTCAGTGCGCAGTGGCAAGCGCTACCTCAACTCTGGAG GTATAATTGGCTACGCCCCGTACATAAACCGAATCGTTTCACAGTGGAACCTCCACGATAATGACGACGACCAGCTCTTCTACACTAAGATATATCTGGATCCTTTAAAGCGA GAAACTCTCAATATGAGTCTGGACCACAAGTGCAATATTTTCCAGAACCTGAATGGGGCTGTTG ATGAAGTGCTCCTCAAGTTTGGAACAGACAGAGTCAGAGTTAGGAACATAGTGTACGACTCTCTGCCAGTTGTCGTCCATGGCAACGGAAACACCAAA ATGTACTTGAACTACTTGGGTAACTATGTTCCCAATGCATGGAATTACGAACATGGCTGCAGCCACTGTGAGGACGACATCCTGGATTTGTCTCAGTTAAAA GAGTATCCGAATGTGTTGGTTGGAGTGTTCATTGAGCAGCCAACTCCATTTCTGCCGGAATTCTTCCAGCGTCTGCTGACTCTGGATTATCCAAAAGATAAACTTAAGATTTTTGTTCACAACAAC GAGGTTCACCACGAAAAACACATCGAAAAGTTCTGGGAGGAGAACAGGAATGCGTTCGACAGTTTCAAGGTTGTGGGACCAGAAGAGAATTTGAGCCAAGGAGACGCCAGGAACATGGGAAT GGATCTTTGTCGCAAGGATGCCGCATGCGACTACTACTTCAGCATAGATTCAGATGTCATGCTCACCAACAGACAGACACTGAAGCTCCTCATCGAGCAAAACAG GAAAATAATTGGTCCCCTTGTCACCCGTCACAGCAAGCTGTGGTCCAACTTCTGGGGAGCCTTGAGTCTGGACGGTTATTATGCACGCTCGGAGGATTATGTTGACATTGTGCAAAGGAAACGTGT GGGTGTGTGGAACATTCCTTACATGGCACATGTATACCTCGTCAAGGGCAGTGTTTTAAGGAATGAACTTAAAGAAAGGAACTACTTTGTTCTGGAGAAACTGGACCCAGATATGGCTTTGTGTAGAAATGCCAGAGAAATG ACCAGTCACAGAGAAAAAGACTCCCCTTCTCCGGAATCATTCCATATGCTCAGGCCCCCAAAG GGAGTCTTCATGTACCTAACTAACCGTCACGACTTTGGGAGGCTCATTTCCACAGCCAATTATAACATTTCTCATTACAACAATGACTTGTGGCAGATGTTTGAAAACCCTGTG GACTGGAAGGAGAAGTACATCCATGAAAACTACACTCGAATTTTTACTGAGAACTACTTGGaggag CCTTGTCCAGATGTGTACTGGTTCCCTGTCCTCTCAGAGAAGTTCTGTGATGACCTGGTGGATGAGATGGAGCACCACGGTTCGTGGTCTGGGGGCAAACACGAG GACAAGAGGATATCTGGAGGCTACGAGACGGTGCCGACAGACGACATTCACATGAAGCAGATTGGGTTTGATAAAGAGTGGTTACACTTCATCCGAGAGTTCATATCACCGGTCACTTTAAAGGTTTTCTCTGGATATTACACAAAG GGCTACGCAATAATGAACTTTGTTGTAAAATATACACCAGAAAGGCAAGCATACTTGAGGCCCCATCATGACTCTTCCACCTTCACCATCAACATCGCTCTCAATAACAAAGGCACTGATTTTCAG GGTGGAGGGTGCCGTTTCCACAGGTATAACTGCTCCATAGATTCACCAAGAAAAGGCTGGAGCTTCATGCACCCAGGACGACTGACTCATCTCCACGAAGGCCTACCCACCACTAACGGCACCCGCTACATCGCGGTGTCCTTCATTGATCCTTGA